Proteins from a genomic interval of Uloborus diversus isolate 005 chromosome 4, Udiv.v.3.1, whole genome shotgun sequence:
- the LOC129220605 gene encoding uncharacterized protein LOC129220605, producing MTVSQLLTPTRHKLYHECLKALLAAGFSPDSLNRCELPGFPNLPYVPDRETTLSFAILKRNEIAIAILLKAGASCNPIGFNTYHPLLRAISNPTLREFNILLEGGTDVNYPRCICTTNEVFLHCLLTSGRFLRPLLYHGCDPRPCLLGDREPFLNCSVRYLRRERVPLRDYLCLLLRIMVIDGIVQVALHDLVAAVSDDVKDMLAEIDSPSSLKQICSTKIRQHLYRAHGVWFPKLVSRLCLPSMLEDYVACKDILTS from the exons CCATGAATGCCTTAAAGCACTTCTGGCTGCTGGTTTCTCCCCTGACAGTTTGAACAGATGTGAGCTTCCTGGGTTTCCCAACTTGCCCTATGTTCCTGATCGGGAGACAACACTCTCATTCGctatattgaaaagaaatgagaTAGCTATTGCTATCCTCCTAAAAGCTGGTGCTAGCTGTAATCCTATTGGTTTCAATACTTATCATCCATTGTTGAGAG CCATCAGCAACCCGACCTTGCGCGAGTTCAACATCCTGCTGGAGGGCGGGACAGACGTCAATTACCCACGCTGCATCTGCACGACAAATGAAGTGTTCCTGCACTGCCTGCTGACCAGTGGCCGATTCCTGAGGCCGCTGCTCTACCACGGTTGTGACCCGCGCCCTTGTCTCCTGGGAGACAGGGAGCCCTTCCTGAACTGTTCCGTCCGCTACCTGCGGAGGGAGAGGGTGCCCCTCCGAGATTACCTGTGCCTTCTCCTGCGCATCATGGTGATAGACGGCATTGTGCAAGTTGCCCTCCACGACCTTGTGGCGGCAGTGTCTGATGATGTCAAGGACATGCTGGCAGAAATAG ACAGCCCTTCAAGTTTAAAGCAGATCTGCAGCACAAAAATTCGACAGCATCTTTACAGAGCTCATGGGGTTTGGTTTCCGAAACTTGTCTCTCGTCTGTGTCTGCCCTCCATGCTAGAAGATTACGTTGCTTGCAAGGACATTTTGACTTCATAA